A segment of the Fusobacterium simiae genome:
TATTCTTATAGAAATACCTTTAGATAATTTCAATGAAAGTTATCGACAAATGCTAGCAAAATAAATATTTATAAATAAAACTGTTGCATTGGCAACAGTTTTATTTAACTTAAAATTAATGTATAGGTTTTTCTTCTTTTTCTTGAGCACTTCTTATATCCCATGATGGTTTTCTTAATGCATAGAATATAAAAGGAGGTATTCCTAATAAAAAGACAACTATTGCAACAATAATAGAATACATGTTGCGTGGTATAGCAGCTTCATTTGAAGTAGGAATAAAACTCATAATAAATGCAAGAGCACAAGAAATAAATCCTATTCCTGATACTATATTAACAGCTGGAACTTTATATCCCCTTTCTATATTTGGTTCCTTTTTTCTTAAAATTATAACAGCTGCAAACATTAACATATACATTACAACATATAAAGCAGCAGACATACCTATAAGAGCTATAAATACATCAGAAACATCAGGGAATAAAACATAAATCATAGCAAGAATAGTCACAATTATACCTTGAAAAACAAGTATACTCACTTGTACATTATTTTTATTTTTCTTTTGTAAAATTGGAGGTAATAAACCTGTTCTTCCTGCATCTAAAAGTCCCTTTGATGGACCTGCCACCCATGTTACAACAGAAGCAATTGCTCCAAAAAACATTGCTCCTGCCATTACATTACTCATCCAACTGATATGGAATTTTTCAAAAAATTCTTGAAAAGCAACCATTATCCCATTTGCCATACCAAGTTTGTCTGCTGGAACTGCCATTGCAATAGCCAATGTTGGAAAAATAAATACACAAAGTATTAAAATGAATGCAAGTGTTATAGCTTTAGTAAAATCTTTTTTTGGATTTTCCATTTGTCCAGCATGTACTGCATTCATTTCCATTCCTGCATATGAAAGTACATTGCTTACAATTAAAACAAGAGAAGAAATTCCTGTAATCTTTGGAATATATGAACTTTGTAAATAAGATTCTGAAATTGGTTGTCCTTGAGCCATCCAAAGTAATCCAAGTATTATTAATATAGCCCCTGGAATTAAAACTCCTATCATTCCTCCAATAGAACTTACCTTAGCAAAAAGATTTCCTCCTTTAAAAGCAAGAAAAGTTGAAAACCAATAGACTACTATTATGACAATTGCAGTAAAAATTCCAGAGTTTGATAAATCACCTCTATTTATTGTGAAAGCTAATGCAGCTGCTACAAAGGCAAGTTGAACTGGATACCAAACAACATTTTGTATCCATTGCAACCAAATTGCTACAAATCCCATACGATTTCCAAATGCCTCACGAATCCAAATGTATACTCCACCTTTATAGGTAG
Coding sequences within it:
- a CDS encoding APC family permease, producing the protein MNKDNLKNNNSSSKNTLSIFQIAVMTTISVASLRTLPPMAEEGRASILMYIIPAILFLIPTSLVSAEFATTYKGGVYIWIREAFGNRMGFVAIWLQWIQNVVWYPVQLAFVAAALAFTINRGDLSNSGIFTAIVIIVVYWFSTFLAFKGGNLFAKVSSIGGMIGVLIPGAILIILGLLWMAQGQPISESYLQSSYIPKITGISSLVLIVSNVLSYAGMEMNAVHAGQMENPKKDFTKAITLAFILILCVFIFPTLAIAMAVPADKLGMANGIMVAFQEFFEKFHISWMSNVMAGAMFFGAIASVVTWVAGPSKGLLDAGRTGLLPPILQKKNKNNVQVSILVFQGIIVTILAMIYVLFPDVSDVFIALIGMSAALYVVMYMLMFAAVIILRKKEPNIERGYKVPAVNIVSGIGFISCALAFIMSFIPTSNEAAIPRNMYSIIVAIVVFLLGIPPFIFYALRKPSWDIRSAQEKEEKPIH